One genomic window of Saccopteryx bilineata isolate mSacBil1 chromosome 4, mSacBil1_pri_phased_curated, whole genome shotgun sequence includes the following:
- the KNOP1 gene encoding lysine-rich nucleolar protein 1, with translation MITKSHKGDLGLGLLEKNKKKKKVAVKEPETQYSVLNNNSYFSEVCPLRATSTLKNVTRGQTPDTTPVKKKKKKKKKKGHSPLCEEHLDPETTPRARGTEKPPSPRTQARGPSEFLGGEKKKKRKSLCPLATSPGLRMKTSPDPRHSEEVTRVGKKLKKHKKEKKAREATAFSVRDPGFCEASDAGHTCPVGKGGQEQVAVGRKRKQESPRERTKKVKKRKELEEEGDAPLGHPRPSRAVEGSQRKGRKKKPGKAEASECIPVGDGTKAPAKKKVKSSKKEERPDMEESAPKKKKKKRKESRGAGEPWEEEPDTDLEVVLEKKGNMDETHIDQVRRKALQEEIDRESGKTEAAQARKWTGTQFGQWDTASFENEEQKLKFLKLMGGFKNRPPSFSCAPDATGRPNMALSRRAADRLQQSLQQDYDRAQGWKSSRRAGLGFPTANKVFYIDRSASKSVKFED, from the exons ATGATCACCAAGAGCCACAAGGGAGACCTGGGCCTTGGGCttctggaaaaaaacaagaagaagaagaaagtggccGTCAAAGAGCCAGAGACTCAGTACTCAGTTTTAAACAATAACAGTTATTTCTCTGAGGTCTGTCCTCTAAGAGCCACATCAACCTTGAAGAATGTGACCCGAGGACAGACGCCCGATACGACTCcagtgaagaagaagaagaagaagaagaagaagaagggccaCAGCCCCCTCTGTGAGGAACACCTAGACCCTGAGACCACGCCCCGTGCCAGGGGGACAGAGAAGCCTCCCAGCCCCAGGACACAGGCTCGGGGGCCATCCGAGTTCCTCGgcggggagaagaagaagaagagaaagtccTTGTGTCCTCTGGCCACGTCCCCTGGTTTGAGGATGAAGACCTCCCCGGATCCCAGACACAGTGAGGAAGTGACCCGAGTTGGCAAGAAGCTCAAAAAAcacaagaaggagaagaaggcccGGGAGGCCACGGCCTTTTCAGTCAGGGACCCTGGCTTCTGCGAGGCCAGCGATGCTGGGCACACCTGCCCAGTGGGGAAGGGTGGCCAGGAACAGGTAGCCGTGGGGCGGAAGAGGAAGCAGGAGAGCCCCAGGGAGCGCACCAAGAaggtgaagaagagaaaggaactcGAAGAGGAGGGAGACGCACCCCTCGGTCACCCCAGGCCTTCCAGGGCCGTGGAGGGCAGCCAGCGGAAAGGCAGGAAGAAGAAGCCAGGCAAAGCCGAGGCTTCAGAGTGCATCCCAGTAGGAGATGGCACCAAGGCCCCGGCGAAGAAGAAAGTGAAGTCCAGTAAAAAGGAAGAGCGGCCGGACATGGAGGAGTCAGctccaaagaagaagaagaagaagaggaaagagagcagAGGAGCAGGAGAGCCTTGGGAGGAG GAGCCCGACACAGACTTGGAGGTGGTTTTGGAAAAGAAGGGCAACATGGACGAGACGCACATAGACCAG GTGAGGCGAAAGGCCTTGCAAGAAGAGATTGATCGTGAGTCAGGCAAAACGGAAGCCGCCCAAGCCCGGAAGTGGACA GGAACTCAGTTTGGCCAGTGGGACACTGCTAGTTTTGAAAACGAGGAACAGAAACTGAAATTTCTCAAACTTATGGGTGGCTTTAAAAACCGGCCCCCGTCGTTCAGCTGCGCCCCCGACGCCACTGGAAGGCCCAACATGGCGCTCAGCAGGAGGGCCGCCGACAGGCTGCAGCAGAGCCTGCAGCAGGACTACGACCGGGCCCAGGGCTGGAAGAGCAGCCGGCGCGCTGGCCTTGGCTTCCCCACCGCAAACAAGGTTTTCTATATCGACAGGAGCGCCTCCAAGTCGGTCAAGTTTGAAGATTAA